Proteins co-encoded in one Bemisia tabaci chromosome 9, PGI_BMITA_v3 genomic window:
- the LOC109034707 gene encoding uncharacterized protein, whose translation MMTRFMLLLLSIHTLNALLMPEDEAQTDDGNKSLLPPLAVAGVNVEHGESRSLNTEFFMDMVESRYFVDKSNLIRTFFDFRGTEHVVLHGPKRFGKTVNLNMIQNFVEIETDENGHTADRSNLTKWNVFKKLAIGQDKEVFREYFAAFPVLHLVFDMTFTSYDDFLDKFTIVIKKEFKRQGSRHFFNGGNYVSPKPAFANDPELVRIYTKYTIDPENLSKVELFVAGYELATLLYRSFRRRVIVLIDEYDAPITQATLNPDISNDDAEKIIDFLATFLKSLVKPSKAGFIKRSLLTGITRVGSTSSIGINNLQSYRIFDHPKIAPYYGFTREEVIHLTKKFSVEDKIDAMTDYYDGFKTEKGSSMFCMESVISFLDSGKIIPYWDPFGRYFDSLFEYEHLGGYLDANMDKVITINIEDLIEKEDFLLLKKYIKRKNFTEDRYPTFNLILQMLVEEGAFTIVRRFGWNNAHIKIPNLEVKEQLFDKMYTTEFLLKKFMISKDILEKYARSAIIIENDNSRFIGFKNSISVLLNQTKPLNEADMQGALCGVLQGHASIVSKSGILYVSKGGRVKNVPKKQSKSENHDMSELTTSKYDCLYVLRNLRSGDVGILLEMKYKKESSMLALTQILDRQYYKTFDQDLKKRNIFNITTEVLIGIHYDPTANKTSLSYLWNDRDLEKAQHV comes from the exons ATGATGACTCGTTTCATGTTGTTACTTCTATCCATTCAT ACACTTAATGCCCTTCTGATGCCCGAAGATGAAGCGCAAACAGATGACGGAAATAAATCCCTCTTACCACCCCTTGCG GTTGCTGGTGTCAACGTGGAGCACGGAGAATCGCGTTCCCTGAACACCGAATTTTTTATGGATATGGTAGAGTCGAGGTATTTCGTCGACAAGTCAAATTTAATTCGTACATTTTTCGATTTCCGGGGAACTGAGCATGTGGTTCTCCATGGACCCAAGCGTTTCGGGAAAACGGTCAACTTGAATATGATTCAGAATTTCGTCGAGATAGAAACGGACGAGAATGGTCACACAGCCGACAGAAGCAACCTTACTAAGTGGAATGTGTTTAAAAAACTTGCCATTGGGCAGGATAAGGAAGTCTTCAGAGAGTACTTTGCTGCATTTCCTGTACTTCATTTGGTATTCGATATGACTTTTACCTCATACGATGATTTTCTAGACAAGTTTACGATCGTGatcaaaaaagaatttaaaagacAAGGAAGTAGGCACTTCTTCAATGGCGGTAATTACGTATCTCCTAAGCCGGCATTCGCGAATGACCCTGAACTTGTGAGAATATATACAAAGTATACGATAGACCCAGAAAATCTATCCAAAGTGGAACTATTTGTCGCAGGATATGAATTGGCTACTCTGCTCTACAGGAGCTTCAGAAGACGGGTCATTGTACTCATTGATGAATACGATGCGCCGATAACACAAGCAACGCTCAATCCTGATATTTCAAACGATGATGctgaaaaaatcattgattttctcgccacatttttgaagagtttagtaaAACCTAGCAAAGCGGGTTTTATCAAGCGTTCACTGCTTACTGGCATCACCAGAGTAGGGAGTACAAGTAGTATTGGAATCAATAATCTACAGTCTTATCGAATAtttgatcatccaaaaattgccCCGTATTATGGATTTACACGGGAAGAAGTCATACATCTTACCAAAAAATTTTCGGTCGAAGATAAGATTGACGCAATGACAGATTATTACGATGGCTTCAAAACAGAAAAAGGCTCATCCATGTTTTGCATGGAGTCGGTGATTAGTTTTTTGGATTCAGGAAAAATTATCCCATACTGGGACCCTTTCGGTCGTTATTTTGATTCTCTTTTCGAGTATGAGCACTTGGGCGGCTATCTTGATGCAAACATGGATAAAGTAATTACCATTAATATCGAAGACTTAATAGAGAAAGAAGATTTTCTCTTGCTCAAAAAGTATATTAAAcgtaaaaattttacagaagaTCGTTATCCCACCTTCAACTTGATCTTACAAATGCTTGTAGAAGAAGGAGCATTTACAATTGTACGACGCTTCGGTTGGAACAATGCTCACATTAAAATCCCAAACCTCGAGGTTAAAGAGCAACTTTTTGACAAAATGTATACAacagaatttttattaaaaaaattcatgatctCAAAAGATATACTTGAAAAATACGCACGCAGTGCAATCATCATAGAAAATGACAACAGCCGATTCATCGGATTTAAAAATTCCATTAGTGTGCTGTTAAACCAAACGAAACCATTGAATGAAGCCGACATGCAAGGTGCTTTGTGCGGAGTACTACAAGGTCACGCATCCATAGTAAGCAAGTCGGGGATACTTTATGTAAGTAAAGGAGGTCGGGTGAAAAACGTCCCTAAAAAACAAAGTAAATCCGAGAACCACGATATGTCCGAATTAACAACGTCAAAATATGACTGCTTATACGTCTTGAGAAACCTGCGATCGGGAGATGTTGGTATATTACTCGAAATGAAATATAAAAAGGAATCGTCGATGCTAGCATTGACTCAAATTCTCGATCGTCAATATTACAAAACATTCGACcaagatttaaaaaaacggaATATCTTCAATATAACAACAGAAGTTTTAATCGGAATTCATTATGATCCTACGGCTAATAAAACATCGCTAAGTTATCTGTGGAACGATCGAGATCTGGAGAAAGCTCAGCACGTGTAG